ATCGGGGCGGAAGTCGTCCGCGGGGTCAACGATGCCACGCCCAAAAATCCAGGCCCATACGCGATTGACGGCGTTTCGCGCAAACCAATCGTTTGCCGGCGCAGTCAACCACGCTGCGAACGCGTGTCTTGGGTCGTCTCGCGCGGGAATTGTCGTTGCCGTCGCGTCTGGAAAAACTACACTGAGCGGGGAGGTCTGGCCTGGATCCAGAAGGACGATTTCCTCCTTCCACTCGTTCGTATTCTTGTATGCCACCCGCGAGAAGAATGCAGCCAGATTGGCGCGTTGTTCAGGGCTCCACGTATCTAGCCGGACTCCCATGAACGTTAGTGCCACGGCCGCCGCAAGCGATTCCGGTTCCCGTGATTGGACGGCGCGGTAGAAATTCACCTGAGGCACGCGAAAGTTGCTTCCGCTTGACGTGAGCAGTTCGCGTGCGAATTCGTCGTATGGCACGTTTCGATGGATTGCTTCGCGAATCCAACGGTGATACGCCTGCACGGCGTTTGGCCAAAGGTTTACCGGGAATTCCGATTTCGTTCGCAGCACGTCACACCACTTGAGCGCCCAATAGTCCGCGAATTCCTCGCGCTCCAAAAGAGATTCGATGACGGCGGACCGCTTGTCGGGCCGGGCGTCCTGCAAAAACCCGCGGACCTCTGGCGGTTCGGGCAGCGTACCGATTACGTCGAGATACACACGCCGTAGAAACACAGTGTCGGCGCATAGATTCGCCGGTTCGATGCCGCGCGCCGTTAGCGAAGCGAGTACAAGCGCATCAAGCTCGCCGTGCGAAGCGAATGGAGTACCGCTGTCAAAAGGACTTGGGTCGTCTGGCTGCGCATCGGCCGCGGGCGCAAAGCCGGCAAGAGCGGATAACACGAGGAACGATAGCCGTTTCATCCGTTTCCCCCTCATGCGCCGGCCAAGCGTCTCGTTCCCCCGAACGAGCTGCCGGAACTCGCATGGCCGCTGACTGCTGCCACATCAGTTAGAACACGGATGGGCCTGGAGAGTTCCGGACAGCGCCGGTCGAACATACCGTTGAAGTGCATGTATGAATACACGCGATAGTACGCCGTGATATACGACAAAAGCCGAGTCCCCCTCGTGCCCGCTTCAGCGCGAGGGGGACCCGTTTCTAACTACAGTCTCCCGATGGGAGGAGACGTACTGCCGGCTGTTACGGTGTCATCATGTGGACTTCTTCCACTGCAAACTCCGCTTCGGTTCCGTGACACACTTCGCAGGACTCTTCGCCGCCAAGCAGGTCGGAGTTCAATGCGGCATGCAGTACCGCAGCAAAGCTGTCATGGCACGAATTGCACGCCGCCGACTGCGGAAGCTTCGTCAACACGGGCTGGCCGCCATTCTCGGTAATAACCGTTGGCAGGGCTTCCGGTGCCGTCGGAAGATTGCTCGCGCCCTCCGCGTGGCAAACCGTGCACTGGCTCAAGTCGGCCGGGAACCGGACGTCGTCATAGACATGCGCCACGTTGCCGAACCCGTACGCGGTATACCCGTTTTCGAGTTCCTCGCCGCGGTGAATCGCGTGCAGCATGTCTTTCAGGTTGACGGTTTCGGGATCCGCATCGGAGCCGAGCGCCGGGTCGCGGCGTGTCTCGTCGGTTTGAAGCGTCGTGTGGCACATCAGGCAGTAGTCCACACCCACGCGCTGCTCGCCGTGCGCGCGAATCTCGCTATGGCACTTCGTGCAGCTCTCTTCGAGCACCGACACGCGCCGCTCGACCGGGGCCTTCGCGCCCAACGTGAAGATGAAGCGCTCGTTGCCTTCGACGCCTTGCGTGACGGACGCGCCGTCATACGTGAAGGTGCGGCGCGATTGAAGCGCCATCGCAAACGTGTCTTCCGATCCGAGCGGAAGCGAACTGCCGAACGTGTAGGTGTACGCGCCGCCGCCGTTGTTCACGAACGTTCCGGTCGCGCCGGAGCCTTTGAACGTATTCTGGATACGTGTCGTGTACTCTTCGACCGGCCACGCGATCACGCCGCTAAGCGAAATTGTCGTATCGGATTCAAGGTTGGTAATCGGCGTTCCGTCGCCGTTCATCGCGTTAAACGTGATTTGCAGCTTGGGCGCCGTATCGGCGTCGACGATGCTGTAGCCGGTAACGTCGTACTTCAACCCGGGTGCTTCTTCTCTCTCCGTTGGAAGCAAGTGCGCCTCGAAAATCGGCGCCACACCCGGCTCGGTCGGACGATGGCACGTCGAGCACAGCGAATCGTCTTCCAGCGGAACGCCGATCAAGTGCGGCTCGTATCCGTTCGGTGTCTCCGCG
This portion of the Candidatus Hydrogenedentota bacterium genome encodes:
- a CDS encoding OmcA/MtrC family decaheme c-type cytochrome, whose protein sequence is MRTYTPNRTAGVALMVLALALALATTGCPRTTKVAGSVPDFEVVIDQAGVDTGVVDAALLEEADEKAAYPGQYSGHAPGLVVTITKVKIPKDLRPIVEFTATDERGETLGKNELTDVRFLLAYLEDPGNGSTMKYVSYNTRVENPDGVLDSGDEEIQATYDLAALTGVKQKNNGVFRYKFATAIPADYDKAASHQIGGQFRRVFGATGETYRANAIQAFRPDGGKEVLTRDVVDTQTCNECHTRLSLHGDIRREIQLCIMCHTPQSTDANSGNSVDMAVMIHKIHMGEALPSVEGGTPYQIVGFGNTVHDYSDVVFPQDIRNCEVCHSGTAKDGSATYHLDNPTMAGCASCHDRTWFGDDAETPNGYEPHLIGVPLEDDSLCSTCHRPTEPGVAPIFEAHLLPTEREEAPGLKYDVTGYSIVDADTAPKLQITFNAMNGDGTPITNLESDTTISLSGVIAWPVEEYTTRIQNTFKGSGATGTFVNNGGGAYTYTFGSSLPLGSEDTFAMALQSRRTFTYDGASVTQGVEGNERFIFTLGAKAPVERRVSVLEESCTKCHSEIRAHGEQRVGVDYCLMCHTTLQTDETRRDPALGSDADPETVNLKDMLHAIHRGEELENGYTAYGFGNVAHVYDDVRFPADLSQCTVCHAEGASNLPTAPEALPTVITENGGQPVLTKLPQSAACNSCHDSFAAVLHAALNSDLLGGEESCEVCHGTEAEFAVEEVHMMTP
- a CDS encoding DUF1553 domain-containing protein; this encodes MKRLSFLVLSALAGFAPAADAQPDDPSPFDSGTPFASHGELDALVLASLTARGIEPANLCADTVFLRRVYLDVIGTLPEPPEVRGFLQDARPDKRSAVIESLLEREEFADYWALKWCDVLRTKSEFPVNLWPNAVQAYHRWIREAIHRNVPYDEFARELLTSSGSNFRVPQVNFYRAVQSREPESLAAAVALTFMGVRLDTWSPEQRANLAAFFSRVAYKNTNEWKEEIVLLDPGQTSPLSVVFPDATATTIPARDDPRHAFAAWLTAPANDWFARNAVNRVWAWIFGRGIVDPADDFRPDNPPVNPELLAYLERQFVDAKYDVKHLLRMILNSSTYQQSPIPRSKAADAERYFACYPVRRLDAEVVVDAVSWLTATPVEYSSAIPEPFSFVPASERTIALADGSITSSMLELFGRPARDTGLLSERSNDPTDEQRRFLLNSSDIQRRIERSERFRRMLEATKKDRVNAIRAIYVAVLSRPPTVNEIAVAGRYASAEGVAPRQAADDLIWALINSKEFMYRH